The Pseudomonas triclosanedens genome has a window encoding:
- a CDS encoding UDP-glucose 4-epimerase family protein, which translates to MNVLLTGATGFVGRGVLARLCAEPGLRTRVAVRRMPEELPAGVDCVRIERLSIDQDWGDALKDIDVVIHAAARVHVMEERAADPLAEFRAANVEATRHLARQAVAAGVKRFVYLSSIKVNGEETEPGHPYRADSPAQPRDPYGQSKLEAERALFDIAGETGLEVVVVRPPLVYGPGVKANFASLMGALQRRLPLPFAAIDNRRSLVARDNLADLLLLCSRHPAAAGRVFLVSDDRDLSTAQLCRELSVALAVRPRLLPIPPFMLRLLGLLTGRGRQIQRLLGSLQVDISATRQILGWVPPVSTEQALRETAPWYRERRGQ; encoded by the coding sequence TTGAACGTTTTACTGACGGGCGCGACGGGGTTTGTCGGTCGAGGCGTCCTGGCGCGCTTGTGCGCGGAGCCAGGATTGCGGACTCGCGTAGCTGTGCGACGGATGCCCGAAGAATTGCCTGCGGGCGTCGATTGCGTGCGTATCGAACGTCTTAGCATCGACCAGGACTGGGGCGATGCGCTTAAGGACATCGATGTGGTCATTCACGCGGCCGCGCGAGTGCATGTCATGGAGGAGCGCGCGGCGGACCCGCTGGCTGAGTTCCGCGCCGCCAATGTCGAGGCGACTCGTCACCTGGCCCGGCAGGCAGTGGCGGCAGGCGTGAAGCGCTTTGTCTACCTCAGTTCGATCAAGGTGAATGGAGAGGAGACCGAGCCGGGACATCCCTATCGCGCCGACTCGCCTGCCCAACCCCGGGACCCCTATGGCCAGTCCAAGCTGGAAGCCGAGCGCGCTCTGTTCGATATCGCCGGCGAAACCGGCCTGGAAGTGGTGGTGGTGCGTCCGCCGCTGGTTTATGGCCCGGGCGTCAAGGCAAACTTCGCCAGCCTGATGGGCGCGCTGCAACGACGCTTGCCGCTGCCGTTCGCCGCCATCGACAACCGCCGCAGCCTGGTCGCCCGTGACAATCTGGCGGATCTGCTGTTGCTCTGTTCGCGTCATCCCGCTGCGGCTGGACGGGTATTTCTGGTCAGCGACGATCGGGATCTCTCCACCGCACAGCTTTGCCGGGAGTTGAGCGTGGCGCTGGCGGTGCGTCCGCGCTTGCTGCCGATCCCCCCCTTCATGCTGCGCCTCCTGGGCTTGCTGACCGGTCGCGGCCGGCAGATCCAGCGGTTGCTCGGCTCGCTGCAGGTGGACATTTCCGCAACCCGACAGATCCTGGGCTGGGTGCCTCCGGTCTCCACCGAGCAGGCATTGCGGGAAACGGCGCCCTGGTACAGGGAGCGACGCGGTCAATGA
- a CDS encoding LapA family protein, giving the protein MLRVTRFLLILALVVLAAVVVVFVLENLQPVQLTFLGWQSPQWPLVLFISLAFIAGGLIGLLLSVPFRARARVRIAGMHSELTRFRKENDALRDKSLTDHA; this is encoded by the coding sequence ATGCTTCGGGTAACGCGCTTCCTGTTGATCCTGGCGCTGGTGGTGCTGGCCGCCGTGGTGGTGGTCTTCGTCCTGGAAAACCTCCAGCCCGTACAACTCACTTTCCTCGGCTGGCAGTCGCCGCAATGGCCGCTGGTGCTGTTCATTTCCCTGGCATTCATCGCTGGTGGCCTGATCGGGTTGCTGCTGAGTGTTCCCTTCCGCGCCCGAGCGCGTGTCCGCATCGCTGGAATGCACTCCGAGCTCACTCGCTTCCGCAAGGAGAACGACGCGCTGCGTGACAAGTCGCTGACGGACCATGCCTAG
- a CDS encoding 3-phosphoglycerate kinase — protein MKKIVCAVLALLPLTALAYPIEVEKSLNGTEVSYDTQDIGDQMGAILLRNNGQQSVTCTAVFVNGPETPHVRKASMAPGKEANLTSSFSRAVIKLRIKLTCKPGS, from the coding sequence ATGAAAAAAATCGTCTGTGCCGTACTGGCCTTGCTGCCGTTGACTGCCCTGGCTTACCCCATCGAGGTCGAGAAATCGCTCAATGGCACCGAGGTCAGTTATGACACCCAGGACATCGGTGACCAGATGGGCGCGATCCTGTTGCGCAACAATGGCCAGCAGTCGGTCACCTGTACCGCGGTGTTCGTCAACGGGCCGGAAACCCCGCATGTGCGCAAGGCGAGCATGGCGCCAGGCAAGGAGGCCAACCTGACCTCCAGTTTCAGTCGTGCTGTCATCAAGCTGCGCATCAAGCTCACGTGCAAGCCGGGCTCGTGA
- a CDS encoding MraY family glycosyltransferase: MSMLALLAATFLASWGMTWGVRRYALARSIMDIPNSRSSHQIPTPRGGGVAIVLGFLVCLAAAALLGGVDSLSLVALLPAGAWIAAIGFVDDHRHIPARWRLLGHFLGAAWLLYWLGGLPALPMPWGMLDLGVLGELLALVFLVWLLNLYNFMDGIDGIASLEAICVCMAGALCYWLVGAATMTWLPLILAMATAGFLLWNFPPARIFMGDAGSGFLGLVLGGMALQAGWIAPQLIWCWLILLGVFVVDASYTLIHRLIRGERVYEAHRSHAYQRASRRYGSHLRVSLAVTGINLCWLMPLAILVSLGWLSGLLALIVAYAPLVLVVARLGAGRPDDQGVS; the protein is encoded by the coding sequence ATGAGTATGCTGGCATTGCTGGCAGCGACCTTCCTGGCATCCTGGGGCATGACCTGGGGGGTGCGGCGCTATGCGCTGGCGCGCAGCATCATGGATATCCCCAATTCCCGGAGCTCGCACCAGATTCCGACGCCGCGGGGTGGTGGCGTGGCGATCGTGCTGGGTTTTCTCGTTTGCCTGGCCGCCGCGGCCTTGCTGGGCGGAGTGGACTCTCTCAGTCTGGTGGCCCTGCTGCCGGCCGGAGCCTGGATTGCGGCCATAGGATTTGTCGACGATCACCGGCATATTCCAGCCCGTTGGCGGCTGCTCGGCCATTTCCTCGGCGCCGCCTGGCTGCTCTATTGGCTGGGCGGCCTGCCTGCGCTGCCGATGCCCTGGGGGATGCTGGATCTGGGTGTGCTGGGCGAACTGCTGGCACTGGTATTCCTGGTCTGGCTGCTCAATCTCTACAATTTCATGGATGGCATAGACGGCATTGCAAGCCTGGAAGCCATCTGTGTGTGCATGGCGGGCGCGCTGTGCTACTGGCTGGTCGGTGCTGCCACCATGACCTGGCTGCCGCTGATTCTGGCGATGGCAACCGCAGGTTTCCTGCTCTGGAACTTCCCGCCGGCGCGCATCTTCATGGGCGATGCGGGGAGTGGTTTCCTCGGCCTGGTGCTGGGTGGCATGGCGTTACAGGCTGGCTGGATCGCGCCGCAGCTGATCTGGTGCTGGCTGATTCTGCTCGGAGTGTTCGTGGTCGATGCGAGCTATACGCTGATCCACCGGCTGATTCGCGGTGAGCGGGTCTACGAGGCACATCGAAGTCATGCGTACCAGCGCGCATCGCGGCGATATGGCAGCCATCTACGTGTTTCGCTTGCAGTTACCGGTATCAACCTGTGCTGGTTGATGCCGCTGGCGATTTTGGTCAGTCTGGGCTGGCTTTCCGGTCTGCTGGCACTGATTGTGGCCTATGCTCCATTGGTGCTTGTCGTAGCTCGTCTGGGTGCAGGTCGTCCGGATGATCAGGGTGTGAGCTGA
- the ihfB gene encoding integration host factor subunit beta encodes MTKSELIERIVTHQGQLSAKDVELAIKTMLEQMSQALATGDRIEIRGFGSFSLHYRAPRVGRNPKTGESVRLDGKFVPHFKPGKELRDRVNEPE; translated from the coding sequence ATGACCAAGTCGGAGTTGATCGAGAGAATCGTCACCCATCAGGGGCAGCTTTCCGCAAAGGATGTGGAACTGGCGATCAAGACCATGCTTGAGCAAATGTCCCAGGCTCTGGCGACGGGGGATCGCATTGAAATTCGTGGGTTCGGCAGTTTCTCGCTGCATTACCGGGCCCCGCGCGTAGGGCGCAATCCGAAAACCGGCGAGTCCGTGCGCCTGGACGGCAAGTTCGTCCCGCACTTCAAGCCCGGCAAGGAGCTGCGCGACCGCGTCAACGAGCCCGAGTGA
- a CDS encoding FMN-dependent NADH-azoreductase has product MSRVLVIESSARQQGSVSRQLTREFIAQWQAAHPADEIQVRDLAVEQVPHLDADLLGGWLKPEQEQSDTERAALQRSNLLTAELQAADVLVLAAPMYNFAIPSTLKSWLDHVLRAGITFKYTETGPQGLLSGKRAFVLTSRGGVYAGGALDHQEPYLRQALGFVGIHDVTFIHAEGLNMGAEFAEKGLSKAKAQLAAVA; this is encoded by the coding sequence ATGTCCCGCGTCCTGGTTATCGAAAGCAGCGCCCGCCAGCAAGGCTCGGTATCCCGCCAACTGACCCGAGAATTCATCGCGCAGTGGCAGGCCGCTCATCCGGCCGATGAGATTCAGGTGCGTGACCTGGCCGTCGAGCAGGTGCCGCACCTGGATGCGGACCTCCTGGGTGGCTGGCTGAAGCCTGAGCAGGAACAGTCCGATACCGAGCGTGCGGCCCTGCAGCGTTCCAACCTGCTGACCGCCGAACTGCAGGCGGCCGACGTGCTGGTCCTGGCAGCGCCGATGTACAACTTCGCCATTCCCAGCACCCTAAAATCATGGCTGGACCATGTGCTGCGCGCTGGCATCACCTTCAAATACACCGAAACCGGCCCGCAGGGCTTGCTCAGCGGCAAGCGCGCGTTCGTGCTGACCAGCCGGGGCGGCGTCTACGCCGGTGGCGCGCTGGATCATCAGGAACCCTATCTGCGCCAGGCGCTGGGCTTCGTGGGGATTCATGACGTCACCTTCATTCACGCCGAGGGTCTGAACATGGGGGCCGAATTCGCGGAGAAGGGCCTGAGCAAGGCCAAGGCGCAGCTCGCCGCCGTGGCCTGA
- a CDS encoding tetratricopeptide repeat protein, giving the protein MHNLLERHSDDALESLSQGLVVSPETLESHLHVGNLFRRRGDIEKAIHIHQDLLGRAGEDATLVSQVRLELARDFIAGGLLGSAEELLDELVHLQGEPISLEALDEQRLICEREKDWPRAIELAARLVPSRPELSAALANYYCELAQDKGRTGDRSAMQELLREACRVDRHCVRAMLMRLDCELWRHDHPAAIATMGELARDAKAFVGEIVPLLRRYDALGVPVVSEFLRGLAESEEVPPVILAVLAETEDDEVARQWRDSLLQRVEQHPSWQGIGEYLDVAGRDDKKLTVIEKIAPIIIGLYRTMPRYRCGKCGFAGRELHWQCPSCHAWNALRPVISPL; this is encoded by the coding sequence ATGCACAACCTGCTTGAGCGTCACTCCGACGATGCGTTGGAGAGCCTTTCCCAGGGGTTGGTCGTCAGTCCTGAAACGCTGGAAAGCCATCTGCACGTCGGCAACCTGTTCCGCCGCCGGGGCGACATCGAAAAAGCCATTCACATTCACCAGGACCTCCTGGGGCGAGCTGGTGAAGACGCCACGCTGGTGTCGCAGGTCCGTCTCGAGCTGGCGCGGGATTTCATCGCCGGCGGCCTGCTCGGAAGCGCCGAAGAGCTGCTGGATGAGCTGGTCCATCTGCAGGGCGAGCCGATCTCGCTCGAGGCGCTGGATGAGCAGCGCCTGATCTGCGAGCGGGAAAAGGACTGGCCGCGCGCCATCGAGCTGGCTGCCCGTCTGGTGCCCAGCAGGCCGGAGCTGAGCGCAGCGTTGGCGAATTATTACTGCGAGCTGGCTCAGGACAAGGGCCGAACTGGCGATCGCAGCGCCATGCAGGAGTTGCTGCGCGAGGCGTGCCGTGTCGATCGTCATTGCGTCCGGGCGATGCTGATGCGGCTGGACTGTGAGTTGTGGCGCCATGACCATCCGGCGGCAATCGCCACGATGGGCGAGCTGGCGCGGGACGCCAAGGCATTCGTCGGCGAGATCGTTCCGCTGCTGCGGCGCTACGATGCCCTCGGGGTGCCGGTGGTGAGTGAGTTCCTGCGGGGCCTGGCGGAGTCCGAGGAGGTGCCGCCGGTGATTCTGGCGGTGCTGGCGGAAACCGAGGATGACGAGGTTGCCAGGCAGTGGCGCGACAGTCTGTTGCAGCGTGTCGAGCAGCATCCATCGTGGCAGGGCATAGGCGAATATCTGGATGTTGCCGGCCGTGATGACAAAAAACTCACTGTCATCGAAAAAATCGCTCCAATTATCATCGGCTTATATAGGACAATGCCGCGCTATCGCTGCGGCAAGTGCGGTTTCGCCGGGCGGGAGCTTCACTGGCAGTGCCCGAGCTGCCATGCATGGAATGCGCTGCGGCCGGTCATCTCGCCCCTCTAA
- a CDS encoding LysR family transcriptional regulator produces MKAPRVTLDQWRTLQAVVDHGGFAQAAEAMHRSQSSISYTVARMQEQLGVPLLRIDGRKAVLTEAGEVLLRRSRQLVKSAGQLEELAHHMEQGWEPEVRLVVDAAYPTVRLVRALSAFMPQSRGCRVLLREEVLSGVEEALVQGHADLAISGLNIPGHLGADLSIVDFVAVAHPDHPLHRLQRDVTHQDLETQMQVVIRDSGRLQPRDVGWLGAEQRWTVGSLATATTFVSNGLGFAWLPRHMIERELKDGLLKPLPLNQGGVRESRFYLYPNKEKPLGPATQILVELLTTFASVPLDAHFAAPQSQA; encoded by the coding sequence ATGAAAGCGCCCCGCGTTACCCTGGATCAGTGGAGAACCCTGCAGGCCGTAGTCGATCACGGCGGCTTCGCCCAGGCGGCAGAAGCCATGCACCGTTCGCAGTCGTCGATCAGCTATACCGTGGCGCGAATGCAGGAGCAGCTTGGGGTCCCGCTGCTGCGCATCGACGGGCGCAAGGCCGTGCTCACTGAAGCCGGCGAGGTGCTGCTGCGACGCTCGCGGCAACTGGTCAAGTCCGCCGGCCAACTTGAAGAGCTGGCCCACCACATGGAGCAGGGCTGGGAGCCGGAGGTGCGCCTGGTGGTGGACGCTGCCTACCCTACCGTGCGCCTGGTTCGCGCCCTCTCCGCTTTCATGCCGCAAAGCCGAGGGTGCCGCGTACTACTGCGCGAGGAAGTGCTTTCCGGCGTGGAAGAAGCACTGGTGCAGGGGCATGCCGATCTTGCCATCAGCGGCCTGAATATCCCCGGCCACCTCGGTGCGGATCTGTCCATCGTCGACTTCGTCGCCGTCGCCCATCCCGACCATCCGCTGCATCGCCTGCAACGGGATGTCACCCACCAGGATCTGGAAACCCAGATGCAAGTGGTCATCCGCGATTCCGGCCGGCTGCAACCGCGCGACGTCGGATGGCTAGGCGCCGAGCAGCGCTGGACCGTGGGCAGCCTCGCCACCGCCACCACCTTCGTCAGCAACGGCCTGGGCTTCGCCTGGCTGCCGCGGCACATGATCGAGCGCGAGCTCAAGGACGGCCTTCTCAAGCCGCTGCCGCTGAACCAGGGCGGAGTGCGGGAGAGTCGTTTCTACCTATACCCGAACAAGGAAAAGCCGCTCGGCCCGGCCACGCAGATCCTCGTCGAACTGCTGACCACCTTTGCCAGCGTACCGCTGGATGCCCACTTCGCCGCCCCCCAGAGCCAGGCCTGA